The genomic DNA CAACGCGCAGCTCCAGGAGGCCACCCGGGGTGTGTCCGAATCCCTGGAGGACGTGGGCGAGGACCTGAGCTTCACCGGGGAGCTCCTGTCCCAACCGGGGACCGTGGAGGAGCACCGCCGCGAGCTGCGCGCGCTGCTGGAGGCGGTGGGCCAGTACAAGGCCATCATCGTCTTCGGGCGGGATGGGAAGGAGCGGCTGCGGCTGCTGGACAAGCGCACCGGGGCGGCGCTCGCGCGCAACTACCCCACGGAGGCCATCCGCGCCACCGCGAGCGAGGCGCTGCGCGACCCCTCCGGCCACATCCACGCGTCGCCGCCGGTGGAGGGCGACGCCACCGGCTGGCTGCGCGCCTTCGGCACGGCGCTGCCCGAGGACGCGCCCGAGGGAGGGGGCGCCGTCGTCGTGCTGGTGGACTCCGCGCCCCTCTTCGCGCCCCTGAGGCTGTTGACCACCGAGAGCGACACGCAGCTGCTCCTGCTGGGCGCGCACGGGGTGCCCACCGCGCTGAGCGCGCCGACGCTGGCCGACTGGTACGCGCGGCTGGGCGAGGACGCGCAGCACGTGCCCGGGCTCGCCGAGCTGGCCCGGCGCATGCGCGCGGGCGAGGAAGGCACGCTCGTCATCGACCGGGCGGAGGCCGTGCGCCTGGGCCTGGGCGACGCGGAGGTGGTGGCCAGCTTCACGCCGGTGCGCTTCAAGAATGGCGCGGCCTGGCCGGTGGCCACGCTGTCCTCGACGCGGGTGCTGCGCTCGCACGAGCAGAGCCTCGTGCTGCGGCTGTCCTTGGCCGCGCTGCTCGTCTCCGGGTTCCTCATCGCCTTCGGGGTGTACGTGGTGCTGGCGCGCACGCGCGCCGTGGCGCTCCAGGAGAGCCTGCGCCACGCCAGCCGGCTGGCCCACCTGCACGACAAGACGCAGAAGATCCTCGACCACATCCCCACCGGGGTGTTGGCCCTGTCCACCTCCGGCCGCATCACCGCCGCCAACCGCGCGCTCGCCTCGCGCATGCCGCCGGACGTGGTGGGCGCGTCGCTCGCCGCCGCCTTCCCCCAGGCCCACGCCCCCGTCATCCAGCGCCTGGAGGAGCTGGTGGGCGCCGCCGTGAGCGATGGCCGCGTGCGCAGCCTGCACGGCGAGCCGCTCCGGCTCTTCGAGGAGGAGGGCCAGTACAACGTCCACGCGGTGCCGCTGGAGCCGCACCAGCCGGACGTCCGCACGCTCCTGGTGCTGGAGGACCTGAGCAGCCTGCGCGCGCTGGAGGGACAGCTGCTGCGCGCGGAGAAGCTGGCCACGGTGGGCGTGCTGGCGGCGGGCATCGCGCACGAAATCGGGACGCCGCTGGGCGTCATCCGGGGGCGCGCCGAGTACGTCCAGGACAAGCTGGGGATGGAGCACCCCCAGGCCCCGGGCCTGGGGACCATCGTCGAGCAGATCGACCGCGTCAGCCGCACCATCCGCCAGCTGCTCGACTTCTCGCGCCTTCAGCCGGCCGAGTCCCGGGCGGTGGCGCTGGCGCCCGTCGTGAAGGCGGTGCAGGAGCTGCTGCGCGTGGAGGCGGAGCGGCGGCGGGTGTCGCTGGAGCTGGAGCTGCCGCCCCAGCTCCCCGCCCTGGCGGCGGACGCGGACCAGCTCCAGCAGGTGCTGGTCAACCTGGTGCTCAACGCGTGTGACGCGTGCGAGCCCGGCGGGCGGGTGCGGTTGAGCGCCACGAGCGTGGAGGCGGACGCGCCGGGCGCGTGGGGGCAGGTGTGCATCACCATCGAGGACGATGGCTGCGGCATCGCGCCTCGACATTTGAATCAGGTCTTCGATCCATTCTTCACCACCAAGAAGCGCGGGCTGGGTACCGGTCTGGGCCTGTCCATGGTGGCGCAGATCGTGCGGAACCACGGCGGGCGCATCGAGCTGGACAGCGCGCCCTCCCAGGGGACCCGCGCCACGCTGCGCTGGCCTGCGGCGGCGCCCGCGCGAGAGGAGCAACATGTCGGTTAGAGCCCGGGTCCTCGTCGTCGACGACCACGTCGAGATGGGGCAGATGCTGCGCGAGCCGCTGGCGGACGCCGGCTACGCGGTGGACGTGGCGTCGGGAGGCGCGGAG from Myxococcus stipitatus includes the following:
- a CDS encoding two-component system sensor histidine kinase NtrB, with amino-acid sequence MRSSVLPVLLLCTALAGVIGGAFHFIRRDRQALVDQFARERNAQLQEATRGVSESLEDVGEDLSFTGELLSQPGTVEEHRRELRALLEAVGQYKAIIVFGRDGKERLRLLDKRTGAALARNYPTEAIRATASEALRDPSGHIHASPPVEGDATGWLRAFGTALPEDAPEGGGAVVVLVDSAPLFAPLRLLTTESDTQLLLLGAHGVPTALSAPTLADWYARLGEDAQHVPGLAELARRMRAGEEGTLVIDRAEAVRLGLGDAEVVASFTPVRFKNGAAWPVATLSSTRVLRSHEQSLVLRLSLAALLVSGFLIAFGVYVVLARTRAVALQESLRHASRLAHLHDKTQKILDHIPTGVLALSTSGRITAANRALASRMPPDVVGASLAAAFPQAHAPVIQRLEELVGAAVSDGRVRSLHGEPLRLFEEEGQYNVHAVPLEPHQPDVRTLLVLEDLSSLRALEGQLLRAEKLATVGVLAAGIAHEIGTPLGVIRGRAEYVQDKLGMEHPQAPGLGTIVEQIDRVSRTIRQLLDFSRLQPAESRAVALAPVVKAVQELLRVEAERRRVSLELELPPQLPALAADADQLQQVLVNLVLNACDACEPGGRVRLSATSVEADAPGAWGQVCITIEDDGCGIAPRHLNQVFDPFFTTKKRGLGTGLGLSMVAQIVRNHGGRIELDSAPSQGTRATLRWPAAAPAREEQHVG